From the Flavobacteriales bacterium genome, the window CAGAGGCCAATGCGGTCAACATGGTGATACCGGCCGATGGGCCGTCCTTGGGAACTGCACCTGCTGGCACGTGGATATGTACGTCCCACTTATCGAAAACGGTCTGGTCCAGACCGAGGTCATGAGAATGGGCCTTCAGGTATTGCATGGCAAGCGTGGCGCTTTCCTTCATGACATCACCCAGATTACCGGTCATAGTCAGCTTTCCTTTGCCTTTGGTCAAGCTGGTCTCGATGAATAGGACATCGCCACCTACCGGGGTCCAGGCCAATCCTGTGACCACTCCAGCCACATCATTTCCCTCATACTTATCCTTCTCATGAGCAACTCCCAATACGTCATGAAGTTCTGACACTGTGTAGGCAGCCTCGTACTTCTGATTCATGGCGATCTGCTTGGCTCTGTTCCTCACCAGTTTGGAGATCCGTTTCTCCAAGCCTCTCACACCGGATTCTCTTGTGTAATTCTCGATGACATGCTCGAGTACCTTTTTGTCGATCGATACTGCATCTGCGGGTACTCCGGTCTCATCCAGCTGCTTGGGAACAAGGTGACGCTTAGCGATCTGTACCTTCTCCTCTACGGTGTAGCCATTCACTTCGATGATCTCCATACGATCCCTAAGTGCAGGGTGGATAGAACTCAGATTGTTGCAGGTCGCTACGAAAAGGACTTTGCTCAAGTCGTAATCCAGTTCTACATAATTGTCATTGAAACGCTCGTTCTGTTCGGGGTCCAAGACCTCTAGAAGCGCAGATTGTGGGTCGCCATGACTGTCCTTGCCTACTTTGTCGATCTCATCCAGTACGAAGAGGGGATTACTCGTGCCTACTTTGCGCAGATTCTGAATGATGCGCCCGGGCATGGCACCTATATAGGTCCTTCGATGACCGCGTATCTCGGCTTCATCTCGGAGGCCACCCAGACTCATGCGTACATACTTCCTACCTATGGCCTCAGCGATGGATTTGCCCAACGAGGTCTTACCTACTCCTGGAGGTCCATAGAGGCAAAGGATCGGGGCCTTCATATCATTCTTCAACTTCAGAACGGCCAGGTATTCTATGATGCGCTCCTTGACCTTTTCCAATCCGTAGTGGTCGCGATTGAGGATCTTCTGAGCACGTTTCAGGTCGAAACGGTCCTTGCTGTACTCGTTCCACGGGAGGTCGAGTAGCAATTCGCAATAGTTGAGCTGAACGGAGTATTCTGCCCCAGCGGGGTTCATCCGTTCCAACTTGTGCATCTCCTTGTCAAAAGCCTTGGCGGTCTCTTCATTCCACTTCTTGGCCTTGGCGCGTTCCTTCATCTCCCGCAATTCTTCCTCATGCGGATTGTCACCCAGTTCTTCCTGAATGGTCTTCATCTGCTGATGCAGGAAATACTCTCGCTGTTGACGGTCGATGTCCAGCTTTACCTTGCTCTGGATATCCTGCTTCAGTTGCAGCATCTCCTTTTCCTTGATCAGCTGGGCGAGTACGATCTGCGCGCGCTTGAGTAGATCGGACTCCTCCAGTATCTCCTGCTTCTGCGCCAGGTCGATATTCATGTTGGAAGAGATGAAATTCACCAAGAAGGTATAGCTCTCTATATTCTTGATGGCAAAGGCCGCTTCTGAAGGGATATTCGGAGCGATCTCTATGATCTCCAGAGCCACCTCCTTGAGCGAGTCGATGGCGGCCTTCATATTCGGATTGTCCTTGTTATACCTCACTTCCGGATGTTCCTTGACGGCCGCTTTGAAGTAGGGGTCATCTTGTATCATCTCTATCAGGGAGAATCGCTTCTTTCCTTGGATGATAGCGGTAGTGGTGCCATCCGGCATCTTCAAGAGACGTAGGATCTGGGCCACGGTCCCGAGTGAGTATAGATCTTTGGCTTCTGGGTCTTCTAGTTCGGCATCTTGCTGGGAAAGCACTCCGATGAGTGAGTTCGCTTTCTTGGCCTCTTGGATGAGTTTGATCGATTTATCCCGACCTACGGTGATAGGGATGACCACTCCAGGGAACAGTACGGTATTACGCAGGGGCAGGATAGGGAGTGTCTTAGGGGTCTCCTCTTGATCGAACTGCTCCTCATCCTCGGTGGTTATCAAAGGAATGAAATCCGTATCTCCTTCTCCCTGATCGCTCAATCCTAGCTCGATAATGATCTCTTCTGTCAATTTCTTCTTCATTTCAGACATTCTGTCAGCATTTGCCGTGATTCTCCAGATGGACTTAGGTCCAAATGCTTGATATTCAATGTGCATAAGGGATTCTGCTCCCTGTGTTCCTTTACAAGGTCAAGGGGCGTGCCAATACATTCGGGCTGTTAATCTGTCCGATACTTCTTGGTCAACTCGAATATGTGATGCATCAGATCTTCCTGCTTTGGTCCGAAGTCTACATCTCTGCGGGCACATACTGCACGTGCCACTTCGAAGGAGCGCTCCAAGTCATATGTACCGGCATTCTCACCTGCTCCCCATGCGTAGCTAGGAATGAATTTGGGAGGGAATCCGGCCTGGAAGACATTGGCATTCACTCCTACTACTGTACCAGTGTTGAACATGGTATTGATACCGCACTTGCTGTGATCGCCCATCACCAGACCATGGAACATCTTTCCTGTGTCGATGAAGTCTCCAACTGTATAATCCCATACCCTGACCGGTCCATAGTTGTTCTTCAAATTGGAAGTATTCGTATCTGCACCTAGGTTGCACCATTCACCTATCACTGAGTTACCCAAGAAGCCGTCATGACCTTTGTTGGAGTATCCCTGGATCACCGAATTATTCACTTCTCCACCTACTTTGGAATGCGGACCTATAGTTGTGGGGCCATATATCTTGGTCCCCATCTTCAAAGTGGCTCCTTCGCCTAGAGAGAAAGGTCCCCTGATCATACATCCTTCCATCACTTCCGCATTCTTACCGATGTAGACCGGCCCCGTATCGGTATTGATGACCGATGCGTTGATCTTGGCTCCGGGCTCCATATAGAGCTCTTCTCCTATCACGGTATTGGTGTCATCCAGAATGGCGTCCAGATGCACGAATAGTTGGATGTCCTGCTCCATAGCAAGCCCGTTGAGGCTGAAGATATCAGCTGGGCTGTTGATCTCCACGATGAGTCCAGCGTCCACTTCCATCTTCTGGTAGCTGTCCAGCCCTCCAGGTTCCAAGTGGCTCAGATCACCTCTGAATGCGATCACCTGTCCGGCAGATGTGATGCACACGCCTTCATCCAGATCATAGAGGGTATGGATGAAAGTAGGAGTGGGAATGACCGATCCATCTACGAACAGTGATTCGTCTTGAGGGATCTCATCTCCGAACAAAGGGCTAAGGTAATCCTGGGTATGTACAAGTACATCTCCAGTCGTATGATGTTCCCATTTCTCCTTGATGGTAAGGATACCAACGCGTAAGTGACATACGGGGCGGGTGAATGTGAGAGGTAGAAGGTGCTCCCTACTGGGACCATCGAAAAGGACGATTCGGGCCATGGATGTGTTTCTCGGGCTAATGTACTATGGATATTGCTCCAAATGAAAAACCCGGACGCTCAGGTCCGGGTCTTCATGAATCAGGTTGTAAAGTCTTTTATCAGCTTTCGCCACTCTCTTCAGCGGGAGCGTCTTCTTTTGGCGCATCCTTCTTCTTATCGAATTTCGCGTATTTGTTACGGAACTTATCGATACGTCCAGCTGTGTCAACGAATTGCAGCTTACCTGTGAAGTAAGGGTGCGATTTGTATGAGATCTCCAGCTTGACTACTGGGTACTCATTTCCATCCTCCCACTTCTCGGTCTCCTCTGAAGAAGCAGTAGAACGGCTCAACCACATTTCTCCGTTGGTCATGTCCTTGAAAATGACGGGCCTGTAGTTATCAGGATGTATGCCTTTCTTCATTGTCTTGAATTTTCGGACGGCAAATGTAAGCATCTCTGTACAATTTGTACAGTTATCAAGACGACTTTTTAGCAGGTGTATTCAGAGCTCAGCCAGGAACTGCATGGTATCCACCCCATCTGCATAGTCATCCAGTGCGGGAGATTGGGCTTTTCCGAAGGGGACATCCTTCCTCGATACGATGCATTGGATCTGATCGGACTGAGCAGATAGGCTCTTACGAAGAGCATCTTCATCAGAATACCGCTCATAGTGCAGGCTGGCCATGGGAGAGGCCAGGGCCTCGTGTCTCTTCAGAAGGAGAAATCCATTGTCAAGGATATTGTCCTCATTCAGTAAGAATACCGAACGGTAGTAGTCATAGTTATTGGCATACTTGTTATGCTCGATGATGGAATGATGTGGATAGATACCCCCGAAGAATGTGTCCAGGTCATAGCCCTCAGGGACGTAGATCTTGCTCACATTCCGACATCCCAGACCGAAGTACTGGAAGATATCCTGACCCAAGGCCTTGAGTTCAGCTTCAGTCTCTTGGCCATTGAGTATAGCTATCCCATTCCTATTCTTTCGGATGATATGGGGTACTTGAGAGAAATAGTACTCGAAATACCGAGAGGTGTTATCACTTCCGGTGGCAATGATGGCCTCATGGCCTTTCAGTTTCCCATCAGCCCATTGGATGATATCATGATAAGCTTCATCTAGGGTCGTGAGCAGCGCCACCACCATACGTATGAGGACATGGTCATCCGATGAAGGCCGGAGTATCAGGTGATGGCCACTGAGAAGCACGGATATGAGATCATGCATCCCGACCATAGGAATGTTCCCGGCCATGATCAATCCTACACGTTTGGATTCTTCTGCAAATGGATAGTGAGAAGACCAAGATTTGAGCAACTCTTCTTTGAGGAGTTCCGCCCAAGAGGCCAAAGCGAATATGACCTGTTGGCGGGTGAACCATCCATTGAGTCGTTCTGCTTCTTCGATGAGGCGGTCGATGTCTTCATACTCATCTTTGCTTATCCCGATCTCGTATCCCGGCCAGGGATGTCCGGCAGCTATCGACTCGAAAATCCTTCCAAGTAATGCCAAATGTTCGATGATCCTTTCTCTTTCCAAATGCAGCGCAGTTGATTTCGGAATGTTCTTTGAGGTACTTTCGCAGCGCAAATCTAGAATTCGAAGAACTAGAATGGCAATACGTATAACAGACGAATGTATCAATTGTGGGGCCTGTGAGCCAGAATGCCCGAATAACGCCATCTATGAAGGAGGTGCAGAATGGAAATTCTCTGACGGCACCTCACTGAAAGGGATGATACAAGGGTATAACTCAGGTATGCAGGTGGATGCCGAGAAATCCAATGAACCTGTGGACATGGATGTATACTATATCGTCACGGATAAGTGCACCGAGTGCAAGGGTTTCCATGATGAACCACAATGCGCTGCGGTCTGTCCAGTCGATTGCTGTGTAGATGATGAGGACTGGAGAGAGTCTGAAGCCCAGTTGCTCGAGAAGAAGGATCAGCTGCACCTCTGAGTGTTGAAGAAGTCTCGACCGTGATTCCATCAAGACGTTTCACGGCACTAGTTTTGCAAGGAAGACGTTGAATGTACGTTCTCCCATTTCTATGCGACATCTGATACTATTCCTATCCCTGCTGTGTGTCTATGGACTGCTAGCCCAATCCCCTGGCGCAGCCCGTGACTCGATATTGGGCGAGATGTATGCAGCGATCATGGAGCAGGAGGATGATGAAGCACGAATGAAAGCCTCTGAAGCCTTCAAGCAGGAATTGCGATCGACATTATTCAAAGAAGGAGCTTTCCATCATCCATTCGAGACCTTGAATATGTGCAAGAAGACCGCTCCTGATGGTCGGTTCCGGATATTCAATTGGAATATTCCGCTCTCAGACGGGACGGAATTCTATGAGGCTCTTGTAATCATCCCCAAAAACAGATCAGGTATGGTGGATGTGATGGAATTGAAGGATGCCTCAGAAGATATGGACCGTCCGCAGGATAAGGTGTTGAGACCCGACAAGTGGTTCGGTGCTTTGTACTACGACATCATCCCATTTAAAAAAGGCGGAGGGGATCACTATGTACTTTTGGGTTGGGACGGGGATTCCCCGATTACCAACAGGAAAGTGATCGATGTGATCACACTCTCAGGGAAGAACATCCGATTTGGGGCTCCCGTCTTCCGCACAGATAAGGGAACCAAGAAGCGATTGCTTTTTACCTATGGTGAGCAATTGAGTATGAGTTTGATCTATCAGGATAAGGAGGGTCGTATCATCTTCGATCATCTGGCCCCTCGTGAAAGCCGTTTGGAAGGCCAGTTCCAATTCTATGGCCCGGACATGAGTTTCGATGCGCTCAATTACAAGAAAGGGAGATGGGAATGGGAGTCGAATATCGAATTCAAACGTAAGCGTACTCCCAAGGACAAAGAGTTCAATGATCCTAGGGTGAAGTGAGAATCAGTGGACGAGCATCTGAATAGATTGCTCGAATGCCTTTCCGGAAATTTTCAAGGTGTACTGCCCCGAAGCAAGATTTCTTCTTTCTATGATAAGCTCACCGTGATGAGCATGGTGCCGCTCGGCCCTAAGTAAATGGCCTGAAGAGTCAAAGATCTCGAAGGTCACCGGTCGGATCGATGCAGGTATGCGGAGTACCGCGCGCTCGGTAAAAGGGTTAGGGAAGAGGACCACAACTTCGCTATCCCATTCGGTCAATGAGACTGGGAGGAAGTAGATTCCACTGGATATAGAACATCCTAATTCATTCTCCACCAGCACGGTATAGTCACCCCCACCGATGGGTTCTATGACATGGGTGACCGCACCTGGGATGGCTTCGCCATCCAAGTACCATTGATAGGACAATCCCGCTTCTAAATAGGTGATCAATTCACCAGTCACATAATCGATCACCGGCAATTGAGGATAGGGATGGGTCACGACCTCGATCGAATTTGGCACTGAAGTACAGATTTCAGATATCGCAATGACCGAATAGGACCCTTCAGTGTCCAAGGTCTGACTTGCAGCAGAGCCCATCGTTTCAGACTCAAAGTACCATTCGACATCATAGTCGGAGACGGCCGTGATCGTTATACTATCCCCTTCGCAGATGAAGACGGAGTCAGAAGGCAAGCTAGGCGATGTGGGCAGTTCAATCATCTCCACCGTGAGATAGGTGGTATCCGAATAACATGTTCTATCCCAATGAACCAGGCCATAGTCACCTGCTTGGCCTGCGTAAATGAGTGAAAGGGAGTCGATCACTTCATTCTCAAAGAGCCATGCAAGATCATATGTCGTGGATACGGATAGCTCCAGGCTATCTCCTTCACAGAAAGAGGAAGAGGAATGTAGAATATCAGGAGCCGAAGGGGTTATGATCTCCTCTATCCATTGAGCGATGGGAGGGGATGGGCAACCTTGATTATAGATGACCAGCTCATATTCTCCCCCTTGGTGAATGGTGATGTTGTTCTCGGATGAAATAGAATCCCCATCCAGATACCAGACATGATCGTAGAATGAAGCATTGGAATTGAGAAACACTGAATCTCCTGAGCAGAAGACGGAATCTCCATAGAGGACCGCATCGATCGGTTCTACTACATTGACCTGGACTGTACGTTGTTGAGAGCAATAGGGATTGCTGTAGTTCACCTGAGCGAGGTACCAG encodes:
- the lon gene encoding endopeptidase La, which produces MKKKLTEEIIIELGLSDQGEGDTDFIPLITTEDEEQFDQEETPKTLPILPLRNTVLFPGVVIPITVGRDKSIKLIQEAKKANSLIGVLSQQDAELEDPEAKDLYSLGTVAQILRLLKMPDGTTTAIIQGKKRFSLIEMIQDDPYFKAAVKEHPEVRYNKDNPNMKAAIDSLKEVALEIIEIAPNIPSEAAFAIKNIESYTFLVNFISSNMNIDLAQKQEILEESDLLKRAQIVLAQLIKEKEMLQLKQDIQSKVKLDIDRQQREYFLHQQMKTIQEELGDNPHEEELREMKERAKAKKWNEETAKAFDKEMHKLERMNPAGAEYSVQLNYCELLLDLPWNEYSKDRFDLKRAQKILNRDHYGLEKVKERIIEYLAVLKLKNDMKAPILCLYGPPGVGKTSLGKSIAEAIGRKYVRMSLGGLRDEAEIRGHRRTYIGAMPGRIIQNLRKVGTSNPLFVLDEIDKVGKDSHGDPQSALLEVLDPEQNERFNDNYVELDYDLSKVLFVATCNNLSSIHPALRDRMEIIEVNGYTVEEKVQIAKRHLVPKQLDETGVPADAVSIDKKVLEHVIENYTRESGVRGLEKRISKLVRNRAKQIAMNQKYEAAYTVSELHDVLGVAHEKDKYEGNDVAGVVTGLAWTPVGGDVLFIETSLTKGKGKLTMTGNLGDVMKESATLAMQYLKAHSHDLGLDQTVFDKWDVHIHVPAGAVPKDGPSAGITMLTALASAFTQKKVKKFLAMTGEITLRGKVLPVGGIKEKILAAKRADIKEIILSSKNKKDIMDIEPKYVKGLKFHYVDEMMEVIELALLDQKVKKPLRVA
- a CDS encoding glucose-1-phosphate thymidylyltransferase; this translates as MARIVLFDGPSREHLLPLTFTRPVCHLRVGILTIKEKWEHHTTGDVLVHTQDYLSPLFGDEIPQDESLFVDGSVIPTPTFIHTLYDLDEGVCITSAGQVIAFRGDLSHLEPGGLDSYQKMEVDAGLIVEINSPADIFSLNGLAMEQDIQLFVHLDAILDDTNTVIGEELYMEPGAKINASVINTDTGPVYIGKNAEVMEGCMIRGPFSLGEGATLKMGTKIYGPTTIGPHSKVGGEVNNSVIQGYSNKGHDGFLGNSVIGEWCNLGADTNTSNLKNNYGPVRVWDYTVGDFIDTGKMFHGLVMGDHSKCGINTMFNTGTVVGVNANVFQAGFPPKFIPSYAWGAGENAGTYDLERSFEVARAVCARRDVDFGPKQEDLMHHIFELTKKYRTD
- a CDS encoding type B 50S ribosomal protein L31, producing MKKGIHPDNYRPVIFKDMTNGEMWLSRSTASSEETEKWEDGNEYPVVKLEISYKSHPYFTGKLQFVDTAGRIDKFRNKYAKFDKKKDAPKEDAPAEESGES
- a CDS encoding acyl-CoA reductase codes for the protein MALLGRIFESIAAGHPWPGYEIGISKDEYEDIDRLIEEAERLNGWFTRQQVIFALASWAELLKEELLKSWSSHYPFAEESKRVGLIMAGNIPMVGMHDLISVLLSGHHLILRPSSDDHVLIRMVVALLTTLDEAYHDIIQWADGKLKGHEAIIATGSDNTSRYFEYYFSQVPHIIRKNRNGIAILNGQETEAELKALGQDIFQYFGLGCRNVSKIYVPEGYDLDTFFGGIYPHHSIIEHNKYANNYDYYRSVFLLNEDNILDNGFLLLKRHEALASPMASLHYERYSDEDALRKSLSAQSDQIQCIVSRKDVPFGKAQSPALDDYADGVDTMQFLAEL
- a CDS encoding 4Fe-4S dicluster domain-containing protein; the encoded protein is MAIRITDECINCGACEPECPNNAIYEGGAEWKFSDGTSLKGMIQGYNSGMQVDAEKSNEPVDMDVYYIVTDKCTECKGFHDEPQCAAVCPVDCCVDDEDWRESEAQLLEKKDQLHL